ATGTCTACGACGAGCAACACCTAAGCACTAACCCACTACTCGAATTTCTATTCCCACACTCAGGCTACCCCATAAGCGATCAGTGGTGAGAACAGGTTGGTTAAGAAAAATACCTAATGCCAGACAAGCGCGATCGCCAAATGAAAGTCCGATTGATTTAGTAGCTGGACGCATCATTCCAGCCTTCAATGCTTGTTCTTCATTAAAAGGAATAACTTCAAGATTTAGATTGCCAAGAATTTGCCTAATATCTTCTGCCGGGATTCCTGCTTCTGCTAACTTGGCTATAACCTCGGATAAGTGGACAGCACTAATAGCTGCATTGCCAATGAACTGCGAAATTTCTTCGCTACCAGTTTCTTGATTGAGCAAAGCTAAAACAGCAGATGCATCCATGACAACCTCACTCACTCAAAGCCTCCAATCTTCGCTCCTGAATCAACTCTTCAGAAAGTTTTTTATTAGCAGGAATATATTGCCTGAAAAGATTTTGAGCATTTTTGACAGATATTTGAACTCGCTCATCGATTGGTTTTTCCTCTAGCACAAGCACAGCATTATATTCACCCACTGGCATATCTACTGGAGAATTGACTAACAATTTGCCATCGCTGGTTATGGTGACAATTATTTCTAATGTTTTCATAGTGAACTTATCTAGTTAGTCAGCCTAATAATTATATAAAAAATACCATGCCGCCTCAAGTTCTGTGCTTTAGCGATCGCACTATCCCAGAGAAAATCCCAACTCACCACTCTAACACTGGATCACACTCCTCAATCGGCGTTCCTTGTTAAGGAATGGCTAAAGAGTCTTAACCCATGCGCCGCTAGTTTCACTTGAAGGGAATATACTCAACGGCATTGATCCATTCCTCAATATCTGAAGCCTTTGCTATCAATTCTAAATCTTTAACGAATTGACCAATTGTGCCACCCAGTTGATGTCCAAAAATTAATCCTGAAAACTGTTTTCCTGCTATTTGCCAAGTTTCAGCTAAGACCCGAAAACGGATGTCTTGGGTAAATAGGACTAGTTTAAGTTCAGTCACTCTCTCTAATAATTTATCATCAGGGAGTTCTTGCGTATCATCGTCCAAAGCGGTTAAAACATCTATACCCCGACGACGCAATTGTGATGTGATAGCTTCAGGGACATGAACATCCATATATAGAGAAATAGGCACTTACAGCAGTCCTTTTGCTTTCATTCTGCTGTAAAAAGGGGATTGTACTGATGGGTTCTTGGTTTCTTGAACTTGTTCCCATTCTTCCCTAATTTCTTGGTCAACCTCTTCTTGGTGGTCAAAATAATAACCCATAGCCGCATGAGCTTCAGCGTGGCTTAAATAAGGATGTTGGCGACACATTTCTTCTACTGACCAACCATAGGCAAGATAGTCCATAACGATTTGCGCTACTCTAATCCGAGGAAAACGCTGTAATCTTGCCGGCTGATGCTCATTTTTTTCGATATGTGGATAACTCAGAGCTAACATATTATTTCATCTAGCTAAGTTGCCATATTTTTATAGTATAGGCTTGACTGCCTAAATCTCGTAATTTTTTAGCATGGTAATCCAGGTGTCATTTACCTTTGCGTTCTCTCATTATAGTTTGGCAGGACTAACAAGTTAGCACTGGTGCGATCGCTACGACTGGCTACGCACTGCTCCATCTACTCTATATAGTCCAATTTTCTGTTACTAAACCTGGAATTTTGCCGAAGTCACCAATATTTCGGGTCAATAATACTAAATTACGAGATATAGCGATCGCGGCAATTCTTAAATCCATCGTAGCAATTCTAACTTTTTGTTCTCGCAATTCCTCAAATACTGCGATCGCCCCAGCATCAAATGGTAAGATGGGAGCAGTTGCAAAACTTTCTAGAATCTCTAATAAAAGTGTATATCCGCGAGTAATATCCCGATTTGTCTGGGAACGATTGATGAAATTATGAGCACCAAGGACTTGCTCATGAAAACTAACCACCGATAAAGCAAAATCAGTGATTGGGTGTTGAGCCATCCTCAAGGTTAATCGACTAAACTCTGAACTAGAACGACGCTGTAAAAAACTGATGTGATCGGTATCAAGCAGATATTTCACCCTTAATCGTCATCCTCATTAACAGGTTTATCAGACTGACGAAAAGCACGTCCATATTCTAAAGCTTCCAGAAAAGCCTCCTCATCAGATACAGAACCAATGAGTTTTTCTAGCCAGTTCTCAGATATAGGCTTACTTTCAAGTTTATGCTGGAGGTCAAAAACCGCTTGTTCAAGAGTATTTAAACGTCGTTCAAGAGTTGCTTCGTCTAACATGGCTTCTCCTTTAATACATTGGTAATCCAGGTGTCATTTACCTTTACGCTCTCTCATTATAGTTTTGCAGGAGTAACAAGTTAGCACTGGTGCGATCGCTACGACTGTCTACACCTACGCACTTTCAATGTCTGGTAGTTTGTGACCGTATTTCTCGGCTGTTTCCAACCATAATTTTCTCGCAATTATCAATTTTTGTAACGTTTCTTCTAAAGTTTCACCTTGTGTTAAACATCCGCGTAAAGCTGGAATTTCAGCCACAAAACCACCTTCATCACAATTAAATATTCAGATGCTTTCATTATTTTAGCAATGTCATTTTTGGGATTATTTAATCCGAGATGAACAAGATTTTATGGTACAGTGTGATTACATCCATTATCATCCTTTCAAACATTGATTATCTGTAAATCCGCAAGATTGGCAGTTTTCAAGTATTCATAGATTTATTGAATAGGGAGTTTATCCTCCGAATTATGGAGTTGATGTAATTCTCGATATACAATCAAGCGATTTGTACGATTTCTAAATTCGTAGGGTGTGTTAGCGATAGCGTAACGCACCGATTAAATATCAATAAAAGATGGTGCGTTACATTTCATTAACGCACCCTACAAGATGAGCTTCATGAATTTTTTGTTTTTCTTCTAGATACATACCATATCCGAAACCTATACTCAGCATGATATAACTCAACTGCAAACAAGAACCAAATTAAAAACATAGCACTTATAATATCTGATGCTTCATAACCTTTTTTCATCAAAGTGCCTATAATTAATTCACTCTTGGGAATTAGTGCAAGAAATGGTACATACGTTATTGCAGCAGGTAAAGTAGCGAATACAGAAATAACAAAACCTAAAATAATTGTTTGCCAATTTCTAAACTTAAGCCATTGAGGAGGATTACTCCAAAATATTTTCAGCAATAGTAAATATAATCCTATCAAACTTAGATATATAACTAAAGATAATAATAAAAATAATAAAACAGGAAATAGAAGAAAGTAAGAGTCTGGAACTTGATTAACTAAAAGTTTTAAATATAAAAATAGAAAGTGATATATTTCAACAATTCCTACAATGGCTCCCATAAATGTTGGGATAGAAAGACCTAAAGCTCTCCAAATACATATTCCAATAATTTTAAGCTCACGACCAAAAAATATCCAGTAACTAATATAAAATACTGCAATTACAATCAGGTTTATAATAGACATTTAGTTACTCCTGTATATACTTTTTTAAAAATTAAGTATTGATAAAAGTAGCTATGTCAGTCAATTACAGCTTCATCAATAATTAATTTATCATACATACTATAAATTCAGTATGCTTTAAGTAAATTTACTGTAGAGACGCACCCTAAACGCCTCTACAAAAATCTAAACTACAAAACCTCCCTATCCAAATAAGGTTGCAACACCTCCGGTATTTTAACCGTCCCATCTGGTTGCTGATAATTCTCCAAAATCGCCGCCATAGTTCTGCCCACAGCTAAACCAGAACCGTTTAAAGTATGGACAAACTGCGTCCCCTTCTTACCAGCTTCCTTAAAGCGAATATCCGCCCGACGTGCTTGGAAATCAACACAATTAGAACAACTGGAAATTTCTCGATACTTCCCAGAAGAAGGCAACCATACTTCTAAATCATAAGTTTTCGTTGCCCCAAAACCTAAATCAGCAGTACATAAATTAATTACCCGATAAGGTAACTTTAAAGCTTGTAAAATTGCTTCGGCATTGACTACCAATTTTTCTAATTCATCAAAAGAAGAACTGGGATGAACAACTTTCACCAACTCAACTTTATTGAATTGATGCAGACGAATTAAACCCCGCATATCTCGCCCATAACTTCCCGCTTCTCGACGAAAACAGGGAGTATAAGCACAGTGATAAATTGGTAACTCTTCCGCAGCTAAAATTTCTCCCCGGTAAAGGTTAGTTACGGGAACTTCTGCTGTGGGTATCAACCACAATTCATCATCAGCACATTTAAAACTTTCTTCCGCAAACTTCGGTAACTGACCGGTTCCGGTTAAAGCATCAGTATTGACTAACAAAGGCGGACTAACTTCTACATAGCCGGCTTCGGTTTGCGTCTTCAGCATAAACTGAATTAATGCCCTTTCTAAAGCCGCACCCGCACCAACGAGAGTCACAAATCGACTTTGGGCAACTTTCACAGCTCGCTCAAAGTTGAGAATCCCCATTTTTTCGCCGATTTCCCAATGGGGAATAATCTTCGGGTTTTGCGGGAGATATTCATCACCCCAGCGTCGCACCTCTTGATTATCATTTTCACTTGTGCCTAGAGGTGTGAACTCACTGGGTAAATTAGGAAGTGCTAACACCAGGTGCTCAATTTCGGCTTTGATGATTTTTTCTTGGGGTTCCAGTTCACTTAATTCAGCTTTAACAGAGTTACCTTCGTCCCGCAAGGCTTGAATTTCTGGAGATTGAGAATCAGTACCAGATTTAATCTTTTGTCCTACAAGCTTACCAATTTCGTTACTGCGGGCTTGAAGTTTACTGCGTGTCCCTTCTAGTTCTCGTTGCTGCTTGTCTAACTGTAAAATCGGTTCAATGTCGTATTTACCACTACGACTGTTCAAGCGTTCTTGGATTAATTGGGGATTTTCCCGTATTTGCTTAATATCCAGCACAGATTTTTCTCGGTTTTTTGCCTAGGGTCTTCTTGCCAAAACATCAGCATATCCTGATTTTGGCTTGCTATAACAGGTATTGCCAATACAAAAATTTCGCTCTGCCAATCTTGTCAAAGCTACAAAATTCCATATTAATTCTACTTCTGACGAAACCTTTCAAGTCCGGGTAATGCGATTAAGCAGCCAAATGGACACTACAAGCCCTGCAAAGTGGGCTGAGACAGTATTGATATTTGCCTGTACGACAAGCATATCTAGACCGCTAATAATCCGCGTGGGGTCAAATAATTGAGTAGTTGCTGCTTGGGGAGATATAGACCTGGCTACCAATGTCCCCACGATCGCTTGTGAACCCAATAAGGTCACGAGCATTCCGACTAAATTAATCCACAGTCCCAGGCGTAGTACTTGCAAGCTCTCACTTTTTCGAGGGCGGTTACTGGGATTTGAGGATTGCAATTGGTTACCAATTCTGGTATATCGAAAAGCTATATAAATGCCGCCACCTAAAATCAGAATTCCGCAAACTGCTAAAAATACGCCAAACCCACTCCCAGGATTATTGCCTGTGCTATTTCGTTGCTGACTAAAGATGGCAAATAGCAGCACAATAATGGCAGAAACAACACCGAGGACTAATTGAATCCAAAAGCTAATCCAACCTGTCATCCGAAAGGTTTGGGCGATCGCGCGGAGAGTAGATGAAGACGATGGGCTGTCGGGGTTTTGTGACATACTGATCACCAATGTGCTAAGGACTTGTTAAATTTAATATCACACTTACAGATGGGATATGAGGATCTCAAGTCCAGATAGTCAGTGTTCAATGCTGATTTGATTGTGTCTACAAGCATATAGGTTTTCATCCCGACTTTTCACATGGCTGAATTTCTCAGGTTTTTTACTGGGATAATCACCGTAAAACAAAGTGTTTATTAACTTTTGCAGACAAAACGGCATTTTGCTTGTAGAATTTCTTCGATGGCATTTTATGCTTAGGCAGTTCTAAGCAGTTTGGCATCACTTGACACCTGGAAGGTGTCCAGGCGATCGCGCTTCGCGCAGTGCCGGGCAATCGCGTTAATTGCTCCTCTCCACAATACCTATAACTTGGGTAGGAGCGTAATTTTTGGCGCTCCACTGGCACATTAGTCCTGCGACTTTAGCCGTGTGGGTAATTTTTGTCATGTTTACCCTGGAAAAACCCTGCCAAAGTAGCCAGAGATAACTGCTTATTTTCTAGTAGCACTATATACTGTCTACCAGGATTGTAGATACCACTATTATCAGGCATTTTTTAGCCATTCACTAAACCATGAAACTTGAGGATATATATCAATTCTTTGAGAATCCTCCGCCAACTTATCTCTGTCAGGAACTAGCAGTTTGCTACATTTTGGATATTTTATTACAAGGTGAATCCTACGGAACTGAGTTGATCCAGCGATTGGAAACTGAATACCCTACCTATCGGCTTTCGGATACTGTACTTTATAGTGCGATCAAATTTCTCGAAGACGAAAGGGCGATTACTGGGTATTGGAAGAAACTCGAAGGGCGAGGTCGCCCCAGGCGGATGTACCAAGTTTCTCCAGAATGGCAAGAACGATCACAAAGTTTGGCCCATCTTTGGCATGATTACAGCAAGGGGAGAACAAATTAATGAATAATTGATCATAAATAAGTCTACTCCCATGAAAACAATAATAATTTAGTTATGGATACTGCAATTGTGCCATCTACATTGCTGCTCACCTTGTTGTTATCAGTTGGGCTGTTTTTCTTTATTCGGGCTTCCACCAAAGACCGCACAACAAAAGCACAACTTGTCTCTGAACAAGACGAAAATGCTTTAATGTCGAAGGTTAAGGAGTATTTTCGCTCACGTTCTTACCAAGTAGCAGCAATTGACCGAGAAAAAAATCAAGTCATTTTTGAAGGTTTTGTGCAACCTAGCTGGTTTTTAGCTGTGTTTTTAACACTGCTGGCATCTGCGGGTATGGCCTGTCTGGCATTGGTTTTATCGCTGCTGTTTCCTAATTTCGGTACTTGGTTTCTCGCATTGGTACTACTTTCACCTTTGAGCGGTCTGTTTTATTGGCAAAAAGCTGGAAGATTTGAGAAGGTATCGTTCCAGATAGAAAAAGCAACCCAAGGTGAACTTAGTTCTCCTAGTAAAATTACTATAATTGCCCATCGAGATGAACTGATGGAGTTACAGAGGGCTTTACAATTAAAATCTGCTGATTGACCAATAGTTCTTTAATGGTACAAACCCCCAGAATTATCTGTGGGTCGAACCAAGATCCAAAATCCAAAATCTAAAATCTAAAATCTAAAATTGTTTGACATGAGGGAGGAGGACAAGGTTTGCAGCTACATAAGTTTTCCCTACGACATGGCATCGCAGGGAAAAGATTATATATGCTTACAGAGCCTCTTGGGCAATCCATTGGAGGAGAGCGCAACTCAACTCTCACTTGCGGATGCATTTTGCTCTATCTGACTCCCCTCTGCATCATTTGACTAGAGATCAATTCACACAAACCAACGTGGTTTGAAAAGAAGTTGATTTTCCCATTAAGTCCCATTAATTGGACTGTATATGTTGGCAAATCAGTCACAAACTTAAAAAAAACCAAAACTTTGCATAAACTGAGCAACTTTACTAGTTAAATGATTGTCAGAAGCCACATTCACTCACTTTAAGATCACCATTTATGCTTTAGCGGCTAGCCATAGCTACTGGTTCCATACCTGCTGGAGATTCTAATGTCCGCAGGCTGGGAAACAAGAAATGGTTTTCTTCTACGTATTGAGCGCCAAACAGTCCCTTTTCTGCCCAGAAATAACGGTCTGTAGTGTGTTCATTTCGCTTTACAAGTAGCAATGCTGGTGGCGCGATCCCTTCAGCTTGAATGAATTTTCTCGCTGCTGTTACCGGTTTTTCTTCGCCACTTTCGATGCTATATTGAGGCACGTGTTCTAGAATGCGTCGCCCTTCTTGGCGACGACGACTTTTCCGCTTACGTCTTCTTGCCAACCTATTTTCCTCCTCTTTCAAGCTATAGATTGTAGTTATAGCTACAAAATCCGTCGCAATTATATAAGTTCTAGTTCAAAATATCAAGTGTTCTTAAACTTTTGATACAGAAAAATAACATTTGAAATTGGTAAAGCATATAATCCCCCGGTGCAAACCATTACTGCAAAGATTTAGTTAAGCTTTATTCAAAGAGTGAGAAAAAATAAAGCAACTTTCTTCTATCTTCCCTCAAATTCTGTGATCCTGAGCAAAAGCTAAAAAATGTTAATGTCTGCCAGTTCAGATTTTGTTGCTCTATGCCGAGAGCAAATAGCACTGCTAACCCAAGGGCTGGGCGCATCTTTAAGTGTTGTTTACTTAACACAAGAATTGGTAGATGCTCCTGCTAGTGAGGCCAAACTAATTCCTGTGGTGGTTTTCCCGGAGACAGCAGTATTACGATTAGGGGAAGAAATAGCTGAGTCCACTGTTGCGGATGTTTTGGTACTACCTCAGCAACAGAGTAAGTTATTGACAGCTGGGACGGGATCACCTATTTCATCACAGGAGACAACGAAACCAGATGCTGAACAACCGGATTTAAAAGCGGAATCTCGGCTGAGTGAACACCAAATTGTGTTGCCTCTAATTCATGAGGGTGTGATGATGGGGCTATTGGTGACGGGTAGAGAAGATAGGGATTGGAATGAAAAAGAGCAAAGCGAAATTCAGAAAATAGTCCAGACGCTAGCGATCGCCTGTATTCTAGATCAACGTCGCGCCTGGTTACAGCATCAGCTACATCAACAACAAATTCTCCAAGAACAGCAGCGAGATTTACTCGATAACCTCCTGCACCAGTTTCGTAACCCTTTAACGGCATTACGTACCTTTGGCAAACTGCTATTAAAACGGCTGCGACCAGGTGATCCCAACCATGATGTCGGAGCGAATATCGTCCGGGAAAGCGATCGCCTGGAAGAATTGCTGCGACAATTTGATCAAGTAATTGACTGGACAGAGGCAGATTTCGCGCCGTTGTCATTGCCTGAACAGGAAGTATTTGTAGAAGCAACTGTGGAAAGAGAACCTAAACCAGCACTATTATTGCCGGGAACGGGAGAAAAAGAAACTGATTGCTTTGTAGTGGATTTATTAACACCATTATTAGTGTCAGCGAAAGCCATAGCACAGGATCGCCATCTACAACTGAAAACAGAAATCCCGCGGAATTTGCCCCTGGTACAGGCTAATGTCAAAGCCTTACAAGAAGTATTGAGCAATATCATTGATAATGCTCTAAAATACACTCCACCGGGCGGTAAGATTGTCATTCAGGTAGGGCAAGAAAAAGCTCATTTTCAAGGAATTGCTATTAGTAATACTGGGTCTGGGATTCCACTAGAAGATTTAGCACATTTGGGAGAACGCCATTATCGGGGAGTACAAGCGCAAACTGAAATTCCTGGTAGTGGTTTGGGGCTAGCGATCGCCAAGCAATTAATCACACAAATGCAGGGCGAAATTGAAATTTTCAGCCCTGCAATTAATTCAACTATGTCTTCAACCGATGCACCCGGAACTACTTTTATAATTTGGTTACCTATGAGGAAGCAGGGGAGCAGGGCGCAGGGGAGCAGGGAGCAGGGAGCAGGGGGGAAAGATTATGAATTCCCAATGACCAATGACCAATGACCAATACCCAATACCCAATACCCAACACCCAATGACTATTTAACTGAAACTAGGAACTGTTGATTGATTGTCATTTGTAAATCGGTATTTGGTGCGATGGTGATTAAGTCAACGCTGTTTCTACCAAAGAACAGACCAATCAAACCACCGATAGCCGCACCACCCAGGACTTCTTCTGTAGCGACTGCGCGATCGCCTGTGACAGCAGACACCGCAGCCGCAGCACCAGCACCTAATACAGTATTCTTGATAATTCCACTGGTGCTAGTACCCTTTCTAATGGTTTCAGTTTTAGTAATTACTTCTGAAGAAGCGTTAATCGGATACTCTTCACCTGTGGTCAAAATGAGTTTTTCCGCCACGAATTGAGAACCGCCTTGAGCTGGTTGGAGTTTACCAACAACTCGACTACCAGCCGGAATAACTACAGTTCCTTCTTGGGTCACTACACTTTGGTCTACTGTCAAAGTCAAAGGTGCTGTTTCATCTTTGGTCACCAGAATTTTTTCTGCCTGATCATACTTCACAGGAATAGCAGTTCCTTGGGGAATGGTCACAGATACAGGTGTGGGTGTGGTAGGTTGCAGAGCGACGATATAGGGAGAATTAATTGCTGAGGCTTGACCAGAACGGACTAAAGCCTGATAGATAAAAGCTGCTACCTGTGCGCGTGTGGCTGTTGCAGTGGGATTCAGGAACTGAACGTTAGGATAGTTCACTACCATTCCCTGTTCAGTGGCGGCGGCGACGGGACTACGCGCCCAGTCAGCAATATTAAAGTTATCACTGAAAGTTTGCAGCGTGGTTTGGGTATTAGCAGTGGGCGAATAATCGAGACCGTTGGCTAAAGCCACCAAAACCTGTTGGCGGGGAATAGCTTGATTAGGCTCAAAGCGATTACCGGGATATCCTGATAAGAAGCCGATGGTATAGGATTGTCGAATCGCATTAGATGCCCAAAAATTACTGGGGACATCCACAAAATTAATTGCTTGCCGTTCTGCTGCTTTTGAGAAAGCGTTGTTAATCATTGCCGCAAATTGAGCGCGGGTTACTGCTTGTTCGGGACGGAAACTACCATCAGGAAAACCAGCAATTACTCCTCTTTGTGACAATTGTGCAATGAACGGTGCTGCCCAATAGTTAGACTGAACATCAGAAAAGCTGGTTTGAGCGGTTTGAGCTAAAGATGGTGCAGCTGTGATCAAGGGTGCTACAGTGCCTGCTGTGACGCTCAAAGCCATAAGTGCAGCAGTTCCAGATTTCCAACCATTTAAATGTAACATTGTGTTTTACTCCAGTAAATTTAAGTTTTTTTTCTCTTACCTATTTTGACAAGTTACGTGATTAAAAGTTCCGCATTTTTTCTTTTTAATCTGTAACCTAGCAACCTTTAATAATTTGTAAATTTCGTATTTCTACTATTAATAATTAATAGCTATACCATTCCTGGATGACAATTATCCTAATTAACCTAAGTTGGCATAATTTGGTTGTCAGCTTGTGGCACTTCATCTTGTGGTCTAATCAAAAGCAGGCTGGGAGAACTCGATTGAGCGCTTAGTCCACAGTGATCACAGAGAATTGGTATTGATATTAATGTTTTACAAATTGCAATTGGATTGCCCGCTCAAGTGCGTTTTAACTTGGGTTTGATAGTTGGTTAATCATTCAATGAGTGATTACGAACAACAGCAAGCTCAAACGAACTTATATATTTACTGAGACGCGACAGCAATAAAAATAGTTGCAATTGCTATGAAATATTTTTGACTCTTTCTCTATGAGGATTCAACTAGCTCTGATGTCTGTCTTTTGGTATAGACAGGGACAAACATTCTAAAACCCCGGCTTTCTAGATAAACTGGGGTTCGGAAGTATGGACAGGCTCACAAATGACGAGAAAAACGTTGCTGAATTAATGTATGAATCGTTAAGCAATAGCACTCCTCTCAGCCCCCTAAATCCCCCAAAATTGGGGGACTTTGAAGGTTTGGTTCCCCCCAGAATTGGCGGGCTAGGGGGGCAAATCATACTCCTATTCAGCAACGCCGCAAAAATGAAGCGATCGCCTACTCGATTTACAGTAGCGATCGCTTATGGGAGATAATTAAAATCACGGCGGTAATAGAGTCAAGCTTAATAACGCTCTATGACTAAATTAGAATTAAGTGCCAGTCGCAAATCTTGTTCTGGTCTTAAGACGAATACCTCAGCTTGTTCTTTCCGTAGCAGGACACTGGCTAAAGCACCAGCCGCCGCACCACCCACAGGTTCTAAAATTTCAATTCTGCGGTTACCTGTAATTAATGAAATTGCCGTAGCAGCACCAGCACCAATAGCCGCATCTGTCAATATTTTGCCGCTATTATTGCGGCTAACTTTTTCGGTTCTGGTCACTATCCCAGAAGAAGCATTAATTGGCTGGCGACGGCCAGAGGGAAAGACTAATTCCCGTGCTACGAATTGCACACCTCTGATATTGTCATTATTTCTGTTTGTACCATTGAAATAGACAGGTTCTAGCCGTCCTACAACTTCAGTCTCTCTAGGAATTAAGACATTTCTCTGACTATCGGTGATGTCGCTGGAAATTTTCAATGTCAGGTCTAATGATTCCCCACGAGTCACAACCACTTGCTCTTTGTCGGATCTCACAGGAAAACTGACGTTGGCGTTAGCAGGAATTGTGACTGTTCTCGATTGTTGCCCAATTGATCTCGGTTGCCCAATATTATACTGAGCATGAGCAGGAGCAAAGGCCATCATGGGAGCAACGGCAGTGGTAGTAATTGCCATTGTCATGAGTGCGGCGGTTTTAGATTTCCATTGATGCAGGGTAGTCATAATGATACTTGCACTTTATGTCTGTAATGTATGATCTGACGAGGATTTACGGTAATTGTTTCTAATTTTGTTGAACCGTGACTATAGTCATAGGTCAATGAAAATTTTTTCCGAGATCAGCAAAATCATTTGCCTAATATGAAAAAGGTAGTGATCATATTGTTAATTTTCGTAAAATTACTGACTTCAAGACTAGAATAGTGATAATCACATAGCTAAACTATCAAAGAGTGCATCTGTACTGCTAGTTTGTAAAACATTAGATGTGGCGCTATAGCCTCAATGATTCCAGTACAACTTATCCTCAAAAATTTCCTCAGTTACCGTGATGCAACTTTAGATTTTCGCGGTTTGCATACGGCTTGTATTTGTGGTTCTAATGGTGCTGGTAAATCTTCTCTTTTAGAAGCAATCACCTGGGCAATTTGGGGTGAAAGCCGTGCCGGTGTTGAAGATGATGTGATTCATTCAGGTGCGAAAGAAGTTCGAGTTGATTATATTTTCCAATGTAATCAGCAAAAATATCGGGTAATTCGTACACGAGTTCGCGGGGCTAGTGGTG
This genomic interval from Nodularia sp. LEGE 06071 contains the following:
- a CDS encoding type II toxin-antitoxin system VapC family toxin, whose product is MDASAVLALLNQETGSEEISQFIGNAAISAVHLSEVIAKLAEAGIPAEDIRQILGNLNLEVIPFNEEQALKAGMMRPATKSIGLSFGDRACLALGIFLNQPVLTTDRLWGSLSVGIEIRVVG
- a CDS encoding DUF5615 family PIN-like protein, whose product is MPISLYMDVHVPEAITSQLRRRGIDVLTALDDDTQELPDDKLLERVTELKLVLFTQDIRFRVLAETWQIAGKQFSGLIFGHQLGGTIGQFVKDLELIAKASDIEEWINAVEYIPFK
- a CDS encoding DUF433 domain-containing protein → MLALSYPHIEKNEHQPARLQRFPRIRVAQIVMDYLAYGWSVEEMCRQHPYLSHAEAHAAMGYYFDHQEEVDQEIREEWEQVQETKNPSVQSPFYSRMKAKGLL
- a CDS encoding PIN domain-containing protein, whose translation is MKYLLDTDHISFLQRRSSSEFSRLTLRMAQHPITDFALSVVSFHEQVLGAHNFINRSQTNRDITRGYTLLLEILESFATAPILPFDAGAIAVFEELREQKVRIATMDLRIAAIAISRNLVLLTRNIGDFGKIPGLVTENWTI
- a CDS encoding transferase hexapeptide repeat containing protein; the protein is MLDEATLERRLNTLEQAVFDLQHKLESKPISENWLEKLIGSVSDEEAFLEALEYGRAFRQSDKPVNEDDD
- a CDS encoding type II toxin-antitoxin system HicB family antitoxin, which translates into the protein MFNCDEGGFVAEIPALRGCLTQGETLEETLQKLIIARKLWLETAEKYGHKLPDIESA
- the serS gene encoding serine--tRNA ligase — encoded protein: MLDIKQIRENPQLIQERLNSRSGKYDIEPILQLDKQQRELEGTRSKLQARSNEIGKLVGQKIKSGTDSQSPEIQALRDEGNSVKAELSELEPQEKIIKAEIEHLVLALPNLPSEFTPLGTSENDNQEVRRWGDEYLPQNPKIIPHWEIGEKMGILNFERAVKVAQSRFVTLVGAGAALERALIQFMLKTQTEAGYVEVSPPLLVNTDALTGTGQLPKFAEESFKCADDELWLIPTAEVPVTNLYRGEILAAEELPIYHCAYTPCFRREAGSYGRDMRGLIRLHQFNKVELVKVVHPSSSFDELEKLVVNAEAILQALKLPYRVINLCTADLGFGATKTYDLEVWLPSSGKYREISSCSNCVDFQARRADIRFKEAGKKGTQFVHTLNGSGLAVGRTMAAILENYQQPDGTVKIPEVLQPYLDREVL
- a CDS encoding DUF3611 family protein codes for the protein MSQNPDSPSSSSTLRAIAQTFRMTGWISFWIQLVLGVVSAIIVLLFAIFSQQRNSTGNNPGSGFGVFLAVCGILILGGGIYIAFRYTRIGNQLQSSNPSNRPRKSESLQVLRLGLWINLVGMLVTLLGSQAIVGTLVARSISPQAATTQLFDPTRIISGLDMLVVQANINTVSAHFAGLVVSIWLLNRITRT
- a CDS encoding PadR family transcriptional regulator, translated to MKLEDIYQFFENPPPTYLCQELAVCYILDILLQGESYGTELIQRLETEYPTYRLSDTVLYSAIKFLEDERAITGYWKKLEGRGRPRRMYQVSPEWQERSQSLAHLWHDYSKGRTN
- a CDS encoding cofactor assembly of complex C subunit B translates to MDTAIVPSTLLLTLLLSVGLFFFIRASTKDRTTKAQLVSEQDENALMSKVKEYFRSRSYQVAAIDREKNQVIFEGFVQPSWFLAVFLTLLASAGMACLALVLSLLFPNFGTWFLALVLLSPLSGLFYWQKAGRFEKVSFQIEKATQGELSSPSKITIIAHRDELMELQRALQLKSAD
- a CDS encoding DUF3155 domain-containing protein; translation: MARRRKRKSRRRQEGRRILEHVPQYSIESGEEKPVTAARKFIQAEGIAPPALLLVKRNEHTTDRYFWAEKGLFGAQYVEENHFLFPSLRTLESPAGMEPVAMASR
- a CDS encoding sensor histidine kinase, which gives rise to MLMSASSDFVALCREQIALLTQGLGASLSVVYLTQELVDAPASEAKLIPVVVFPETAVLRLGEEIAESTVADVLVLPQQQSKLLTAGTGSPISSQETTKPDAEQPDLKAESRLSEHQIVLPLIHEGVMMGLLVTGREDRDWNEKEQSEIQKIVQTLAIACILDQRRAWLQHQLHQQQILQEQQRDLLDNLLHQFRNPLTALRTFGKLLLKRLRPGDPNHDVGANIVRESDRLEELLRQFDQVIDWTEADFAPLSLPEQEVFVEATVEREPKPALLLPGTGEKETDCFVVDLLTPLLVSAKAIAQDRHLQLKTEIPRNLPLVQANVKALQEVLSNIIDNALKYTPPGGKIVIQVGQEKAHFQGIAISNTGSGIPLEDLAHLGERHYRGVQAQTEIPGSGLGLAIAKQLITQMQGEIEIFSPAINSTMSSTDAPGTTFIIWLPMRKQGSRAQGSREQGAGGKDYEFPMTNDQ